A single window of Bordetella genomosp. 11 DNA harbors:
- a CDS encoding NAD(P)/FAD-dependent oxidoreductase — protein MEKHEVVIIGAGPAGAVAAGLLRRHGHDVLVLERQRFPRFSIGESLLAHCIEFIEEAGMLPAVQAAGFQEKNGAAFAWGERYTAFDFRDKFSPGPGTTFQVLRSRFDQILADEAARQGAEVRYEQEVVAADFSGDQPLLSVRAAGAQDAPVRKIAARFVLDASGYGRVLARLLDLERPSGLPPRKALFTHIEDRIDDPGFDRGKILISVHPDHPGVWFWTIPFSGGRCSLGVVGGDDLIGDTPDHMARLRELVEGAPNLKRLLARAVWDTPANAIGGYSASVTTLHGPGFALLGNAAEFLDPVFSSGVTIALHSSKLAADALHRQLGGATVDWQREFAEPLMAGVETFRTYVEGWYTGAFRDVVFYERAQPDIRRMISSILAGYAWDRKNPFVAEHARRLRTLAEICAMSGPSAGGAAHSLEPTA, from the coding sequence GTGGAGAAGCACGAAGTCGTCATCATCGGCGCCGGCCCCGCCGGCGCGGTCGCCGCCGGCCTGCTGCGCCGGCACGGCCACGATGTCCTGGTATTGGAGCGGCAGCGCTTCCCGCGCTTCTCCATCGGTGAAAGCCTGCTGGCGCATTGCATCGAATTCATCGAAGAGGCCGGCATGCTGCCGGCCGTGCAGGCGGCGGGTTTCCAGGAAAAGAACGGCGCGGCCTTCGCCTGGGGCGAACGCTACACGGCATTCGATTTCCGCGACAAGTTCTCGCCCGGGCCGGGCACGACCTTCCAGGTGCTGCGCTCGCGCTTCGACCAGATCCTGGCGGACGAAGCCGCGCGCCAGGGCGCGGAAGTACGCTACGAGCAGGAAGTGGTGGCGGCGGATTTTTCCGGCGACCAGCCCCTGCTGTCGGTGCGCGCCGCCGGCGCGCAGGATGCGCCGGTGCGCAAGATCGCCGCACGGTTCGTACTGGACGCCAGCGGCTACGGCCGGGTCCTGGCGCGGCTGCTGGATCTCGAACGGCCCAGCGGCCTGCCGCCGCGCAAGGCCCTGTTCACGCATATCGAGGACCGTATCGACGACCCTGGCTTCGACCGCGGGAAGATCCTGATCAGCGTGCATCCGGATCATCCCGGCGTGTGGTTCTGGACCATTCCGTTTTCCGGCGGGCGCTGCTCCCTGGGCGTGGTGGGCGGCGACGACCTGATCGGCGATACGCCGGACCACATGGCCCGGCTGCGTGAACTGGTCGAGGGCGCGCCCAACCTGAAGCGCTTGCTGGCGCGTGCCGTCTGGGATACGCCGGCGAATGCGATAGGCGGCTATTCGGCCAGCGTCACCACACTGCACGGCCCGGGCTTTGCCTTGCTGGGCAACGCGGCGGAATTCCTGGATCCGGTGTTTTCGTCGGGCGTGACCATCGCCCTGCACTCGTCCAAGCTCGCCGCCGACGCCCTGCACCGCCAGTTGGGCGGCGCCACGGTGGACTGGCAGCGCGAATTCGCCGAACCCCTGATGGCCGGCGTCGAAACCTTCCGCACCTATGTCGAAGGCTGGTATACCGGGGCCTTCCGCGATGTCGTCTTCTACGAGCGCGCGCAGCCGGACATCCGGCGCATGATTTCCTCCATCCTGGCCGGCTATGCCTGGGACAGGAAAAACCCCTTCGTCGCCGAACACGCCCGCCGTTTGCGCACCCTGGCTGAAATCTGCGCCATGTCCGGTCCGTCCGCCGGCGGCGCCGCGCATAGCCTGGAACCCACGGCCTGA
- a CDS encoding MMPL family transporter — MISSPDRRMARERRLTVLFRIALALVICLGLWECRHGWPVSSSLLDLVPVAQGDALRQRADDRIQEPLQRQVIALVSADDRERAVELARGMGHAWRHSGLFADVQVDVDVDVDGVRKQLLSQPLALLPPRARDTLIRDPASYAARRVRELANPFSSTGLVPADDDLLGLSHAAERALRTPGAVQLDLVSGTLIAHDGTRDWVLVRAQTSGDAFDGASPGQVARLVDETRASVVKDGGRMLVAGGPLYAAEGRARAAGESTWISAMAVLGIIALLLLTMRGWRSLLAFVPVAVGLLCGAVACVALFGTIHILTLVVGASLIGIAIDFPMHLLAKRYGMPDWQAWPALHRVLPGLTISLAVTMVGYLALVFTPFPALTQTAVFSAAGLFGAYACTVCELPNWLRGWQPRPFTPLLSLAQALLRRLALWSGRRPTLPWLAAGIALVSIAGISHLRVQDDLRQWLALPAPLLQQAQQIGRITGIQPTSQYYLVRAADTNALWERQNALDTRLDALVKAKALDSYLSLNQLVAPEGAQRALLDALRDPNWRARLVPSFEAVGIPAQAVIQQVDALAAQEPVTVDKVLQGPLGQSRRMLWLGQDHGQVAAMVVLQGLHDPAAAQAAAQGLEGVSFVDRSGQLNETFTQTRIRAAELKLLSYVAAGALLWLTLGRSATWRLLAVPLTATACTLATLGLLGQPLTLFSLFGLLLVSAIGLDYAIVMYERVAGAAASFVGIVLAAATTVLSFGLLAFSSTPAISNFGMSVGIGVAFCVLWAPWVRPAGDAMPAVSANHIKKA; from the coding sequence GTGATTTCGAGTCCTGACCGCCGCATGGCGCGGGAACGGCGCCTGACCGTCCTGTTCCGCATCGCGCTGGCCCTGGTGATCTGCCTGGGGCTGTGGGAATGCCGTCACGGCTGGCCGGTGTCGTCCAGTCTGCTGGACCTGGTTCCCGTCGCGCAGGGCGACGCGCTGCGCCAGCGCGCGGACGACCGCATACAGGAACCCCTGCAACGCCAGGTGATCGCCCTGGTCAGTGCCGACGATCGCGAACGCGCCGTCGAGCTGGCGCGCGGGATGGGCCATGCATGGCGGCACAGCGGCCTGTTCGCCGACGTTCAGGTGGACGTCGATGTCGACGTCGATGGCGTGCGCAAGCAATTGCTCTCCCAGCCCCTGGCCCTGCTGCCACCGCGCGCCCGCGACACGCTGATCCGCGATCCGGCCTCCTATGCCGCGCGGCGGGTGCGCGAGCTGGCCAATCCGTTTTCGTCGACCGGCCTGGTGCCCGCCGACGATGATCTGCTCGGTCTGTCGCATGCCGCGGAACGCGCGCTGCGCACGCCAGGCGCGGTGCAGCTGGACCTGGTCAGCGGTACGCTCATCGCCCATGACGGCACCAGGGACTGGGTACTGGTGCGCGCGCAGACCAGCGGCGACGCCTTCGACGGCGCATCGCCCGGCCAGGTGGCGCGCCTGGTCGACGAAACGCGGGCCTCGGTCGTCAAGGATGGCGGCCGCATGCTGGTGGCCGGCGGGCCGCTGTACGCGGCGGAGGGCCGCGCGCGCGCCGCGGGTGAAAGCACCTGGATCAGCGCCATGGCCGTACTGGGCATTATCGCGCTGCTGCTGCTGACCATGCGCGGCTGGCGTTCGCTGCTGGCCTTCGTGCCGGTGGCCGTCGGCCTGCTGTGCGGCGCGGTGGCTTGCGTCGCGCTGTTCGGCACCATCCATATCCTGACGCTGGTGGTCGGCGCCAGCCTGATCGGCATCGCCATCGATTTCCCGATGCACCTGCTGGCCAAGCGGTACGGCATGCCCGATTGGCAGGCATGGCCCGCCCTGCATCGCGTGCTGCCGGGATTGACTATCAGCCTCGCGGTGACGATGGTCGGTTATCTGGCGCTGGTCTTCACGCCCTTCCCGGCGCTAACCCAGACGGCCGTCTTTTCCGCCGCGGGCCTGTTCGGCGCCTATGCCTGCACAGTGTGCGAACTGCCGAACTGGCTGCGCGGCTGGCAGCCGCGGCCTTTCACGCCGCTGCTGTCGCTGGCGCAGGCCCTGCTGCGCCGGCTGGCGCTGTGGAGCGGCCGGCGGCCCACGCTGCCCTGGCTGGCGGCCGGCATCGCGCTGGTGTCGATCGCCGGCATCTCGCACCTGCGCGTGCAGGACGATTTGCGCCAATGGCTGGCGCTGCCCGCCCCGCTGCTGCAACAGGCGCAGCAGATCGGCCGCATCACCGGTATCCAGCCCACCAGCCAGTACTACCTGGTGCGCGCCGCCGATACCAACGCGTTATGGGAACGCCAGAACGCGCTGGACACTCGCCTGGACGCCCTGGTCAAGGCCAAGGCGCTGGACAGCTACCTTTCCCTGAACCAGCTGGTCGCGCCCGAGGGCGCGCAGCGGGCCCTGCTGGACGCCCTGCGCGATCCCAACTGGCGCGCCCGCCTGGTGCCGTCTTTCGAAGCGGTCGGCATCCCCGCCCAGGCCGTCATCCAGCAGGTCGACGCCCTGGCGGCGCAGGAACCCGTCACCGTGGACAAGGTGCTGCAGGGTCCGCTGGGGCAAAGCCGGCGCATGCTGTGGCTGGGACAGGATCATGGGCAGGTAGCCGCGATGGTGGTGTTGCAGGGCCTGCATGACCCGGCGGCGGCCCAGGCCGCGGCGCAAGGGCTGGAGGGCGTATCCTTCGTCGACCGCAGCGGACAGTTGAACGAAACGTTCACGCAGACCCGCATCCGCGCCGCCGAATTGAAGCTGCTGTCGTACGTGGCGGCCGGCGCGCTGCTGTGGCTGACCCTGGGCCGCTCGGCGACCTGGCGCCTGCTGGCCGTGCCGCTGACCGCGACGGCATGCACGCTGGCCACCCTGGGCCTGCTCGGACAGCCTCTGACGCTCTTCAGCCTGTTCGGCCTGCTGCTGGTATCGGCCATCGGGCTGGACTACGCCATCGTCATGTACGAACGCGTGGCCGGCGCCGCGGCCAGCTTCGTCGGCATCGTACTGGCCGCCGCCACGACCGTCCTTTCCTTCGGATTGCTGGCCTTCAGCAGCACGCCGGCCATCTCCAACTTCGGCATGTCCGTCGGCATCGGCGTGGCGTTCTGCGTGCTGTGGGCGCCGTGGGTCCGTCCTGCCGGCGACGCCATGCCGGCCGTTTCCGCTAACCACATCAAAAAGGCATAA
- a CDS encoding LolA family protein: protein MTARRQGWIRRIAAAVLLAASAAPAWAFDLNDLQAQLREAPVVRGQFVQQKFLRSLPQPLTSTGLFTLSAQDGLLWELRAPLHQDLLLTSSAIFRRDDGGKWQALPQAVGAGRETRMFLTVLSGDTRSLQDNFDISLSGSAGDWQLVMTPKAALLKQIFTDIRISGGKLVQRIELRETQGDKTVMEMKNTRADTKLNDDERRDFES from the coding sequence ATGACCGCGCGGCGCCAGGGATGGATCCGCCGCATCGCCGCCGCCGTGCTGCTGGCCGCGAGCGCCGCGCCGGCGTGGGCCTTCGACCTGAACGATCTGCAGGCCCAATTGCGCGAAGCGCCCGTGGTGCGCGGGCAGTTCGTCCAACAGAAGTTCCTGCGCTCGCTGCCGCAGCCCTTGACGAGCACCGGGCTGTTCACCCTGTCCGCGCAGGACGGCTTGCTGTGGGAGCTGCGCGCACCGCTGCACCAGGACCTGCTGCTGACCTCCAGCGCCATCTTCCGGCGCGACGACGGCGGCAAATGGCAGGCCTTGCCGCAAGCCGTGGGCGCCGGTCGCGAGACCCGCATGTTCCTGACGGTGCTGAGCGGCGATACGCGCTCGCTGCAGGACAACTTCGATATTTCGCTGAGCGGCTCGGCCGGCGACTGGCAACTGGTCATGACGCCCAAGGCGGCGCTGCTCAAGCAGATCTTCACCGATATCCGCATTTCCGGCGGCAAACTGGTCCAGCGCATCGAATTGCGGGAGACCCAGGGCGACAAGACCGTCATGGAAATGAAGAACACGCGAGCCGACACCAAGCTGAACGATGATGAGCGCCGTGATTTCGAGTCCTGA
- a CDS encoding acyl-CoA thioesterase gives MRKRGVFAVETAVTVPFFDVDSMNVVWHGHYVKYLEQARCELLDALGYGYDAMFASGYAWPVIDLQLRYMNPAVFGQRVIVRAELVEWENRLKIHYLITDAGSGTRLTRGSSVQVAVRMDNREMQLVSPPALLDAVRKVLA, from the coding sequence ATGCGTAAACGCGGTGTATTCGCCGTCGAAACCGCCGTGACGGTCCCCTTCTTCGATGTGGACTCGATGAACGTGGTGTGGCACGGCCACTACGTGAAGTACCTGGAACAGGCGCGCTGCGAACTGCTGGACGCGCTCGGCTACGGGTATGACGCCATGTTCGCCTCCGGCTATGCATGGCCCGTCATCGACCTGCAATTACGCTATATGAACCCCGCCGTATTCGGCCAGCGCGTGATCGTGCGCGCCGAACTGGTGGAGTGGGAGAATCGCTTGAAAATCCATTATCTGATTACCGATGCCGGCAGCGGCACGCGCCTGACCCGGGGCAGCTCCGTGCAGGTGGCCGTGCGCATGGACAACCGCGAGATGCAGCTGGTGTCGCCGCCCGCGCTGCTGGACGCCGTGCGCAAGGTGCTGGCATGA
- a CDS encoding LpxL/LpxP family acyltransferase, whose product MTHPPPTRHWAAQRERGAPFLMRLTARAARVFGRGAMRPVVAMIVFYFYCFSPRARRSIAEYQQRLRHAGAAHALPARRPVYGQFRAFADAILDKLDVWQGRLTARDVVIQDPHDLHAQMRAGRGQILVGSHLGNLEVCRALVERGGQLTLNVLVHTRHAEAFNQLLAQAGASRLRLIQVTELDAAIMLQLNDRIERGEWLAIAGDRVPVRGGRVVDVDFLGAPAAFPQGPWLLAALLKCPANVLFCTKIDGRYRIALERLADRVELPRGRREEGVRQWAQRYADRLARECRDAPQQWFNFYPFWSRHA is encoded by the coding sequence ATGACGCATCCCCCGCCAACCCGCCATTGGGCCGCCCAGCGCGAACGCGGCGCCCCCTTTCTGATGCGCCTGACGGCGCGGGCGGCGCGCGTGTTCGGCCGCGGCGCCATGCGCCCGGTGGTGGCGATGATCGTGTTCTATTTCTATTGCTTCAGCCCGCGCGCGCGCCGCAGTATCGCCGAATACCAGCAGCGCCTGCGCCACGCCGGGGCCGCGCACGCGCTGCCGGCGCGGCGCCCGGTCTACGGCCAGTTCCGCGCCTTCGCGGACGCCATCCTGGACAAGCTCGATGTATGGCAGGGTCGCCTGACGGCCCGCGACGTCGTCATTCAAGACCCGCACGACCTGCACGCGCAGATGCGCGCGGGCCGGGGGCAGATCCTGGTGGGCTCGCACCTGGGCAATCTGGAAGTCTGCCGCGCGCTGGTGGAGCGCGGCGGCCAATTGACGCTGAATGTGCTGGTGCATACGCGCCACGCCGAGGCTTTCAACCAGCTCCTGGCCCAGGCCGGCGCCAGCCGCTTGCGCCTGATCCAGGTCACCGAACTCGATGCCGCCATCATGCTGCAATTGAACGACCGCATCGAGCGCGGCGAATGGCTGGCCATCGCGGGCGACCGCGTGCCGGTGCGTGGCGGGCGCGTCGTCGACGTCGATTTCCTGGGCGCGCCGGCTGCCTTCCCGCAAGGGCCCTGGCTGCTGGCGGCCCTGCTTAAATGTCCGGCCAACGTGCTGTTCTGCACCAAGATCGACGGCCGCTACCGCATCGCGCTGGAACGCCTGGCCGATCGCGTCGAGCTGCCGCGCGGGCGGCGCGAGGAAGGCGTGCGCCAGTGGGCGCAGCGCTATGCCGACCGCCTGGCGCGGGAATGCCGCGATGCGCCGCAGCAGTGGTTCAATTTCTATCCGTTCTGGAGCCGTCATGCGTAA
- a CDS encoding glycosyltransferase family 2 protein, protein MTTHRLCAVIPVYNHGDTVGDVVERVLAHGIPCILVDDGSAQPCAERLDALAAAGRATLVRRPRNGGKGRAVQDGLRHAAGLGYTHALQIDADGQHALDDIPGMARASRAHPAALVGGAPAYGADAPRSRLYGRWLTRLWVWINTLSTDIPDAMCGFRVYPLAPVLALLERRDPGDRMDFDIAVLVLLHWRGVPMIWCPTRVIYPAGGVSHFQGLRDNARISAMHARLFFGMLPRAPGLIARKFRKQKTPA, encoded by the coding sequence ATGACGACGCACCGGCTCTGCGCCGTCATCCCCGTCTACAACCACGGCGACACGGTCGGCGACGTGGTCGAACGCGTACTCGCCCATGGCATCCCTTGCATCCTGGTGGATGACGGATCGGCGCAGCCGTGCGCCGAACGCCTGGATGCCCTGGCGGCAGCGGGCCGCGCCACGCTGGTGCGCCGGCCGCGCAACGGCGGCAAGGGCCGCGCCGTGCAGGACGGCCTGCGCCACGCCGCCGGCCTGGGCTATACGCATGCATTACAGATCGATGCCGATGGCCAGCATGCGCTGGACGACATACCCGGGATGGCACGAGCTTCCCGCGCGCATCCCGCCGCACTGGTGGGCGGTGCGCCGGCCTATGGCGCGGACGCACCGCGCAGCCGGCTGTACGGGCGCTGGCTGACGCGCCTGTGGGTGTGGATCAACACGCTATCCACGGATATCCCGGATGCGATGTGCGGCTTTCGCGTGTACCCGCTGGCACCCGTCCTGGCCCTGCTGGAACGCCGGGATCCCGGCGATCGCATGGATTTCGATATCGCCGTGCTGGTCCTGCTGCATTGGCGCGGCGTGCCCATGATATGGTGCCCGACGCGGGTCATCTACCCGGCCGGCGGCGTGTCGCACTTCCAGGGCCTGCGCGACAATGCGCGTATCAGCGCCATGCATGCGCGTCTCTTTTTCGGCATGCTGCCGCGCGCGCCCGGCCTGATCGCCCGCAAGTTCAGAAAGCAAAAGACCCCAGCATGA
- a CDS encoding AMP-binding protein: MAWMDLAGLLAGERPDVRYAHDPMMSHDDFVRDALSAAGALRARGVRHAGLWFEDAALLAVALFACWRAGIVAVLAGDARPASCAAIDRDVGLWLSDQPALPVPPGRHHTLAGLAGSAPPLAPCMLDPRDGGVVLCTSGSSGQPKRIRKQWTQLIAEITALESVWAWSAAPACVLGSVSPQHMYGLPFRVLWPLASGRAIGRRQLAFPEALQQASLPHGTFAWIASPALLKRLGTQLDWDALAGGIAQIFSAGGPLPGTVSDLLDSRLGCRPTEIYGSSETGAVAWRRGDGAWTPLPGAAAGVQDGALWVRSAWLESGDRFQTADAATLDGPGFRLQGRLDRIVKLEEKRIALPGLEERLMEHPHVREARLGMAGTPRLTALVALAPSGIHALRNQGRKAVIDALRAHMAATVEPLGVPRHWRLMRELPWNAQGKLPQDSFAAAATRPRAPVAQLRSATESADGVRELRLGMEVPLDLAHFNGHFAGMPVVPGVAQIEWAMDLARRHLDAALGFHGMEALKFQRLTRPGDTLDLTLTWHPARAKLYFEYRSDGQPCSSGRILAAAAAAGAAS; encoded by the coding sequence ATGGCCTGGATGGACCTTGCCGGACTGCTGGCGGGCGAACGCCCTGACGTGCGCTACGCGCACGATCCCATGATGTCTCACGACGATTTCGTGCGCGATGCGCTGTCGGCCGCCGGGGCGCTGCGCGCGCGCGGCGTGCGCCATGCCGGCCTGTGGTTCGAGGACGCGGCCCTGCTGGCGGTGGCGCTGTTCGCCTGCTGGCGCGCCGGCATCGTCGCCGTCCTTGCCGGCGATGCGCGGCCGGCTTCCTGCGCTGCGATCGACCGCGACGTGGGCCTCTGGCTGAGCGACCAGCCGGCCCTTCCCGTCCCGCCCGGCCGCCACCATACCCTGGCCGGCCTGGCCGGCAGCGCGCCCCCGCTGGCGCCATGCATGCTGGACCCGCGCGACGGCGGCGTCGTGCTGTGCACGTCCGGCTCCAGCGGACAGCCCAAGCGCATCCGCAAGCAGTGGACGCAGCTCATCGCCGAAATCACCGCCCTCGAAAGCGTGTGGGCGTGGTCGGCGGCGCCCGCCTGCGTGCTGGGCAGCGTCAGCCCGCAACACATGTACGGCCTGCCTTTTCGCGTGCTGTGGCCGCTGGCTTCGGGCCGCGCGATCGGCCGTCGACAGCTTGCCTTTCCCGAAGCCTTGCAGCAGGCCAGCCTGCCGCACGGGACTTTCGCATGGATCGCCAGCCCGGCACTGCTCAAGCGCCTGGGCACGCAGTTGGACTGGGATGCGCTGGCCGGTGGCATCGCGCAGATTTTTTCCGCGGGCGGCCCGCTGCCCGGCACGGTGTCGGATCTGCTGGACAGCCGGCTCGGCTGCCGCCCGACGGAAATCTACGGCAGCTCGGAAACCGGCGCCGTCGCATGGCGACGCGGCGACGGTGCCTGGACGCCCCTGCCGGGCGCTGCTGCCGGCGTGCAGGATGGCGCGCTGTGGGTGCGGTCCGCGTGGCTGGAAAGCGGCGACCGCTTCCAGACGGCCGACGCCGCGACGCTGGATGGCCCGGGTTTCCGCCTGCAAGGACGATTGGACCGCATCGTCAAGCTCGAGGAAAAGCGCATCGCGCTGCCCGGGCTGGAAGAGCGCTTGATGGAGCACCCCCATGTCCGCGAAGCGCGCCTGGGAATGGCCGGCACGCCGCGCCTGACCGCGCTGGTGGCACTGGCGCCGTCCGGCATCCACGCGCTGCGCAACCAGGGCCGCAAGGCCGTCATCGACGCGTTGCGCGCCCATATGGCGGCCACGGTTGAACCGCTGGGCGTGCCGCGCCACTGGCGTCTGATGCGCGAGCTGCCCTGGAACGCCCAGGGCAAGCTGCCGCAGGACAGCTTCGCGGCGGCGGCGACGCGGCCCCGCGCGCCGGTCGCGCAATTGCGCTCGGCGACCGAATCCGCCGATGGCGTGCGCGAATTGCGCTTGGGCATGGAAGTCCCCCTGGATCTGGCGCATTTCAACGGCCATTTCGCCGGCATGCCGGTCGTGCCGGGTGTGGCGCAGATCGAATGGGCCATGGATCTCGCGCGCCGCCACCTGGACGCCGCCCTCGGCTTTCACGGCATGGAAGCCCTGAAATTCCAGCGGCTGACACGGCCCGGCGACACGCTGGACCTGACGCTGACCTGGCATCCCGCGCGGGCCAAGCTGTATTTCGAGTACCGCTCCGACGGCCAGCCCTGCTCGTCCGGCCGCATCCTGGCCGCGGCCGCCGCGGCGGGGGCCGCATCATGA
- a CDS encoding acyl carrier protein: MQTREDIFSVLREALVELFEIPADRVVPAAHLYTDLEIDSIDAIDLLDHIKRETGYKLAAENFRTVRTVQDVVDAVWEQQQQLQQRESAA, encoded by the coding sequence ATGCAAACCCGGGAAGACATCTTCAGCGTCCTGCGCGAAGCCCTGGTGGAATTGTTCGAGATTCCGGCGGATCGCGTCGTACCCGCCGCGCACCTTTACACCGACCTGGAGATCGACAGCATCGACGCCATCGACCTGCTCGATCACATCAAGCGCGAAACCGGATACAAACTGGCGGCGGAAAACTTCCGCACGGTGCGCACGGTGCAGGACGTGGTCGATGCCGTGTGGGAACAACAACAGCAACTGCAGCAGCGGGAATCGGCCGCATGA
- a CDS encoding phosphopantetheine-binding protein, producing MEQLESEIKQLIIDALGLEDIAPEDIASDADLFGDGLGLDSVDALELGLALQKRYGIAIDPETRNMRDHFATVTNLSKFVSAQRVA from the coding sequence ATGGAACAGTTGGAAAGTGAAATCAAGCAACTCATCATCGATGCGCTAGGCCTGGAGGACATCGCGCCCGAAGATATCGCCAGCGATGCGGACCTTTTCGGCGACGGGCTGGGGCTGGACTCCGTCGATGCGCTGGAACTCGGTCTTGCCTTGCAGAAGCGCTACGGCATCGCCATCGATCCCGAAACGCGTAATATGCGCGACCACTTCGCCACCGTCACCAATCTGAGCAAATTTGTATCCGCCCAGCGGGTCGCCTGA
- a CDS encoding lysophospholipid acyltransferase family protein, whose protein sequence is MNTVSARADRQDAWLLRLIATAVAFALFGMGGLFLRLVVFPAQRLWLMNPTQRRRRSRAVINWTFYRFVRLMVRMGILTYEFRGVERLGRPHQMIVANHPSLLDVVFLIAHVRDANCVVKHSLVKNPFTAGPIRNAGYITNDESLDMLERAAQVLREGQTLIVFPEGTRTPVDAPPRFHRGACAIAVRGARVVTPVVITMNTRSLTKGEPWYRIPHRRMHYVFEVGDDIDPRQWTERHPAPIAGRRMNDHLHHYFRMELGLDGTVGK, encoded by the coding sequence ATGAACACCGTATCCGCCCGCGCCGACCGCCAGGATGCGTGGTTATTGCGCCTGATCGCCACGGCCGTGGCATTCGCCCTCTTCGGCATGGGCGGCCTCTTCCTGCGGCTGGTCGTCTTTCCCGCGCAGCGCCTGTGGCTGATGAATCCGACGCAACGCCGCCGCCGATCGCGTGCCGTCATCAACTGGACGTTCTACCGCTTCGTGCGGCTGATGGTCCGCATGGGCATCCTGACCTACGAGTTCCGCGGCGTCGAACGACTGGGGCGGCCGCACCAGATGATCGTGGCCAACCACCCTTCCCTGCTGGACGTGGTCTTCCTGATCGCGCATGTGCGCGATGCGAACTGCGTGGTCAAGCACAGCCTGGTGAAGAACCCCTTCACCGCCGGCCCCATCCGGAATGCCGGCTACATCACCAACGACGAAAGCCTGGACATGCTGGAACGCGCAGCCCAGGTCCTGCGCGAAGGCCAGACGCTGATCGTCTTCCCCGAAGGCACGCGCACGCCGGTCGATGCGCCGCCGCGGTTCCATCGCGGCGCCTGCGCCATCGCCGTCCGGGGCGCGCGGGTCGTCACGCCGGTGGTCATCACCATGAATACGCGCAGCCTTACCAAAGGCGAACCCTGGTACCGCATCCCCCATCGCCGCATGCATTACGTCTTCGAGGTGGGCGACGACATCGATCCCCGCCAATGGACCGAGCGGCATCCCGCGCCCATCGCCGGCCGGCGCATGAACGATCATCTACATCACTATTTCAGAATGGAGCTAGGGCTGGATGGAACAGTTGGAAAGTGA
- a CDS encoding beta-ketoacyl synthase chain length factor has translation MFNFEISAWRAWAPGLEDLPAWETWARGPYCPAVAAAASPDVGFLPPLQRRRLSPLARMAVACAWPLADSRPAMPVVYASHHGETSRSFELLQCLARDEALSPTSFSLSVHNATAGMWSILRKETVESVALSATGDGLESAIAEACLLLDAGHSDALVILAEETPPAAYRRWIDDVPFSYALALRLTRGDAFELSLREDAGDTGAAPSPADNAGDAVAAPDVPRRWPHPLNLLRHLVLGTPQWRHPARAAHWQWRRAS, from the coding sequence ATGTTCAACTTTGAAATATCCGCATGGCGCGCCTGGGCGCCGGGCTTGGAGGACCTTCCCGCCTGGGAAACATGGGCACGCGGACCATACTGCCCCGCCGTCGCCGCCGCCGCGTCCCCCGACGTCGGCTTCCTGCCCCCGCTGCAACGCCGCCGGCTCAGCCCGCTGGCGCGGATGGCCGTCGCCTGTGCCTGGCCGCTGGCGGATAGCCGCCCCGCCATGCCGGTCGTCTATGCCTCGCACCATGGCGAGACCTCGCGCAGCTTCGAGCTGCTGCAATGCCTGGCGCGCGACGAGGCGCTGTCACCGACATCCTTCAGCCTGTCCGTGCACAATGCAACGGCCGGCATGTGGTCGATCCTGCGCAAGGAAACCGTCGAGTCCGTCGCGCTATCGGCAACCGGCGACGGGCTGGAAAGCGCGATCGCGGAAGCCTGCCTGCTGCTGGACGCGGGGCACAGCGACGCCCTGGTGATTCTGGCTGAAGAAACGCCGCCCGCGGCCTATCGGCGGTGGATCGACGACGTCCCGTTTTCCTACGCGCTGGCGCTCAGGCTTACCCGCGGCGATGCGTTCGAACTGTCCCTGCGCGAGGATGCCGGCGACACAGGCGCGGCCCCCAGCCCGGCCGATAACGCCGGCGATGCCGTCGCGGCGCCGGACGTCCCGCGGCGCTGGCCCCATCCGCTAAACCTGTTGCGTCACCTGGTGCTGGGCACGCCGCAGTGGCGACATCCCGCCCGCGCGGCGCACTGGCAATGGCGGCGCGCATCATGA